One stretch of Daphnia pulicaria isolate SC F1-1A chromosome 6, SC_F0-13Bv2, whole genome shotgun sequence DNA includes these proteins:
- the LOC124344301 gene encoding uncharacterized protein LOC124344301 — MLLSVDVRSVRDGVKLYSLPQNSVLRQLWLDKIKRREANRHTKINNIWVCSKHFYGGKPAKDIYPRHPDFVPSLLLGDEPLELIDSPLLSEIHDHSLPIDELDQHNIPSNCEESLHTTIECELPSEDNPSEATLHLDSLCHESTSQSAL, encoded by the exons ATGTTGCTAAGTGTGGACGTAAGATCAGTACGTGATGGTGTCAAATTGTATTCTTTGCCACAAAACAGTGTTCTTCGTCAGCTTTGGCTTGACAAGATTAAACGTAGAGAAGCTAATCGTCATACCAAAATCAACAATATCTGGGTATGCTCAAAGCATTTCTATGGAG GGAAACCTGCAAAAGATATCTACCCGAGGCATCCAGATTTTGTGCCATCATTGTTGTTAGGGGATGAGCCACTAGAATTAATAGACTCACCTCTCCTTTCTGAAATTCATGATCATTCTTTGCCGATTG ATGAGCTTGATCAACACAACATTCCAAGTAATTGCGAAGAGAGTTTACACACAACCATTGAATGTGAACTTCCCAGCGAAGATAACCCATCTGAGGCTACATTACATCTAGATTCATTATGCCATGAAAGTACTTCACAGAGTG cATTATGA